The Amycolatopsis umgeniensis DNA segment TTCGTGCTTAATCTCGAAGGGACGAAGGCGAGGAGGTGCCTGTGACCACCCGAACGGATCGCACCGCCGCTGTCCGCATCGCCTGGGCCGCGACCAAGCTGACCAGAGCGGGCAGACACCCCATCGCCATCGGAAGACTCGCCGCCACCGTCGGCATGGATCCCGCCGAGGCCCACCGCCTGATGGACTTGATGGGCTACGTCATCCGCGACGGCCTGGTGGTGATGGACCGCGGCTCCCGGCCCGGCCCCGCCGACCGGACGGGCTCCGACCGCTACCGGGTGGACCTGTTCCTGCTGGCCGTCGCCACCGGCGAACCCGTGCACGCGGATTCGGTCTGCCCGGCGACAGGGGCACGCGTCCGCGTCCACTTCACCCGCGAAAGGGTGCTGAGCGTCGACCCGCCGCACGCCGTCGTCGCCGCGTCGCGCCTGTCCGATATCGACCTCACCCACGGCCAGGACTACGTCGAGGCGCTGGTCTGCACCCAGTTCTTCGCTTCGAAGGAGGCGGCCGCGGGCTGGCTGCTGGAGAACATCGACGGCCGGGTCCTGTCCGTGCCCGACTATCTGGCGCACACCCGGCGGATGGCCGCGGCGCTGGAGGCCTGGCCGACGATCTGAGAACACCTGGTCGCGAGGCATCCGGGACGGTTCGTTAGCCTTTGACGTCGGCGCAGAGCAGTCGAACCGCAGCGCCGTCGAATCGCAGAATCGTGATGCCGAAGGAGAGCACCCGCAGTGCTTCGCACCCACAAAGCCGGCACCTTGCGTGCCGAGCACGCCGGTCAGACGGTCACCCTCACCGGATGGGTGGCTCGGCGGCGCGATCACGGCGGCGTCATCTTCATCGATCTGCGCGACGCCAGCGGCGTGAGCCAGGTCGTCTTCCGCGAGGGCGAGATGGCCGAGCGCGCGCACCAGCTGCGGTCGGAGTACTGCCTCCGCATCGTCGGCGAGGTCTCGAAGCGCCCCGAAGGCAACGCCAACGCCGAGATCCCCACCGGCGAGATCGAGGTGCTGGCCACCGAGCTCGAGGTGTTGTCCGAGGCCGCCGTGCTGCCGTTCCCGATCGACGACCGGGTCGACGTCGGCGAAGAGACGCGCCTCAAGCACCGCTACCTCGACCTGCGCCGCAGCGGCCCCGCGGCCGCGATGCGCCTGCGCAGCGAGGTCAACCGGGCCGCCCGCGAGGTGCTGCACGCGCAGGAATTCGTCGAGGTCGAGACCCCGACCATGACCCGCTCCACCCCCGAGGGCGCCCGCGACTTCGTGGTCCCGGCCCGCCTCAAGCCCGGCTCCTGGTACGCGCTCCCGCAGTCGCCGCAGCTGTTCAAGCAGCTGCTCATGGTCGGCGGGCTCGAGCGGTACTACCAGATCGCGCGCTGCTATCGGGACGAGGACTTCCGCGCCGACCGGCAGCCGGAGTTCACCCAGCTCGACATCGAGATGAGCTTCGTCGAGCAGGACGACGTCATCGCCCTCGGCGAGGACATCGTGACCGCGCTGTGGAAGCTGATCGGCGCCGAGATCCCCCGGCCGTTCCAGCGCATCACCTACGCCGAGGCGATGGAGAAGTACGGCTCGGACAAGCCGGACCTGCGCTTCGACCTCGAGCTCACCGACATGACGGCGTTCTTCGCCGACACCCCGTTCCGCGTGTTCCAGGCGCCCTACGTCGGCGCCGTCGTGATGGCGGGCGGGGCCGACCAGCCGCGCCGCACCCTCGACGCCTGGCAGGACTTCGCCAAGCAGCGCGGGCACCGCGGTCTCGCGTACATCCTGGTCAACGAGGACGGCACGCTCGGCGGGCCGGTCGCGAAGAACCTGTCGGAGAAGGAGCGCGAGACTGTCGCGGAAGCCGTCGGCGCCAAGCCCGGCGACTGCGTCTTCTTCGCCGCGGGCAAGCCCGCCGACGCGCGTTCGCTGCTCGGCGCGACCCGCCTGGAGATCGGCGGCCGCCTCGGCCTGATCGACGAGAACGCCTGGTCGTTCGTGTGGGTCGTCGACTTCCCGATGTTCATCTCGGCCGACGAGTCCGACGACGTCGCCGTCGGCGGCGGCAAGTGGAAGGCGCTGCACCACGCCTTCACCTCGCCGACCCCGGAGTGGATCGGCAAACTCGCCGACGACCCCGGCAACGCGCTGGCCTACGCCTACGACATCGTCTGCAACGGCAACGAGATCGGCGGCGGCTCGATCCGTATCCACCAGCAGGAACTGCAGAAGCAGGTCTTCGAGCTGATGGGCCTCGGCGAGGAGGAGGCGCAGGAGAAGTTCGGCTTCCTGCTCGACGCCTTCGCGTTCGGCCCGCCGCCGCACGGCGGCATCGCGTTCGGCTGGGACCGGATCGTCATGCTGCTGGCCAAGGCCGATTCGTTGCGTGACGTGATCGCGTTCCCGAAGACCGGTGGCGGGTTCGACCCGCTGACCGCGGCCCCGGCGCCGATCACGCCGGAGCAGCGCAAGGAGGCGGGCATCGACGCCAAGCCCGCGCCGCCCGCTCAGAACTGATGCTCCATCTCAGGGCCGTGTGCCCGCCGGACCGGACCGAAGAAGCGATCCGGATCCTGCGGGCACACTCCGGGACCGCGCATCTCGTCTTGCATCGCGGGGTGGCGGTCTCGCCCGAGGGTGACCTGATCGAGGCCGACGTCGCCCGCGAGGCCGCCGACGAGATCATCGAGTCGCTGTGCGGGCTCGGTCTCGACCACACCGGCGGCATCACCCTGGAAGCGCTCGACACAGCGGTGTCCGACGCCGCGGACAAGGCCGAGGAGGCCGCGCCGGGTGAGGCCGCGGACGCGGTGGTGTGGCAGGAACTCGTCGGCCGCTCCGGTGAGGAGTCCCGGCTCACCTGGACGTTTCAGGCGTTCCTGACCATCGCTTGCCTGCTGGCGTCGGTCGGCGTGATCACGAACTCGTCGGTCACCATCGTCGGCGCGATGGTGGTGGGGCCGGAGTTCGGCCCGCTCGCGGCCATCGCGGTCGGGCTGGTGCTGCGCCGCGGCGATCTCGTCCGGCAGGGCGGGGTCGCGCTGCTCGGCGGCTTCCCGATCGCCATGGTGATCACGCTGGGTGTGGTGCTGGTGGGCAACGCCACCGGCGTGCTCGAAGTCAGCAAGCTCGCGGAGAACCACGAGGTGGATTTCGTTTACCAGGTGGGAATCGCGTCGCTGATCGTCGCACTGCTCGCCGGTGCGGCGGGAATGCTTTCCATGACCTCGGCCAAATCCGCCGCGCTCGTGGGTGTGTTCATCTCGGTGACCACGGTGCCGGCGGCCGGGTACGCGGTGGTCGCCGGGATTGCCGGTCAGTGGGACCGGTGTCTTTATTCGGCCGGTCAGCTGCTGGTCAATCTCATCGGAATCGTTGCAGCTGCGGCCATTGTGCTGATGTTTCGCCGTCGTGGGCAACGATCGAGGGTAACGGAACGTCCGCTTTCACGCGGATGAGTCCCAGATCGCGCCAGTGCGCGCGTTTGCCCGGATCTCAGTGGTCATGGTTGCTCAGTCACGAGTAGGGTCGGTGGTAATGACAGTCGATACCTCCTCTGCCGACGATTCGACCGTCGGAGCTGGAGCCGAAACCCTCGCCGTCGCAGCGGCAGTCGCTGCGGGCGAGTCGGTCCTATCGCGCCGCTTCGGCAGCGCGATCACGCTCGTCGCCCCGGAAGACCTCGCCGGCAGTGGCCCGGCGACAGTCGTCCGGGCGAGGGTGGCGTCGTCGCCGTTCGCGCTGCCACGCACCCTGGTCATCAAGCACTACCCCGATCCACCCGAACCGGGGCGGCCCGATCCGTTCGCGCAGGAGGCGGTCAGTTACCAGCTGTTCACCGCGCTCGCGCCGGAAGACCGGATGTGCCCGGAACTGCTGGCGCACGACGGCCGGTACCGGGTCCTGGTGATCGAGGACCTCGGCGGCGTCCCGACGCTGCACGACAAGCTCCACGCCCGTGACGCGCGGGGAGCCGAACGCGCGCTGCTGTCCTGGGCCCGGTCGCTGGGCAGGCTGCACGCGAGCACCGCGAGCCGCGAGCCCGATTTCAACGCGCTCCTGCGCCGTCTGGGCGGCCCGGTCAAGAACGAGGACGCGCCGCTTCCCGCCGTCTGCGCGCAACTGCCGGGGCTGCTGGAGGAACTGCTCGACGTCGAGACGCCGGAGCCCGTGCAACGGCGGGTCATGGAGGTCGCCGAGCGGGCGGGCGCGCCGTCGTACCGCGCGTTCAGCCCGGTCGATCTCAGCCCGGACAACAACCTCGTGACCAGCGGCGGAGTGCGGTTCCTCGACTTCGAACGCGGCCGCGTGCGCAGCACCCTGATGGACGCCGCGTACCTGCGGTTGCCGTTCGCGTCGAACGCGGACGCGCTGGCGCTGCCGCCGGGGATGAGCGAGGCGATGATCGCGGCCTGGCGGGCCGAGGTGGTCTCGGTCTGGCCCGGGCTCGCGGACGAGGAGGCGTTGGCCGAACATCTGATGGACGGTCAGCTGCTCCTGCTGTGGATCATCACCTGGGAGATCCTGCCCGAGCTCGACCTGGACAGGCACGCCACGCCGATCAGCCGGGAGGCCGCGCTGGTGACCTGGTGGCGGGAGCTGGCCAAACACTCGCTGCGCGCCCGCCTGACGGACATCTCCGAGCACGCCACCCGGGTCGCCGCGGCGCTCGGTGCCCGGCTGGGGCCGCACGCGGATCTCGCCTTCTATCCCGCTTTCCGGTAGTTTTCGCTCGCCTGTCCTCACCGCGTTACCCAGGCATCACCGCAGGTAAGTCTGCGTGGCCGATGGTGTCTACCGTGACCGTGATCAGTGTCGAAGTCACTCCGAGTCCCGAACCCCTCCTCCCACCGGCCCCGGCCGTACCCCGGTCCGCTCGCAGAATGGTCGTTCTCGGCGATTCCACGGCCGTGGGCCTGGGTGACCCGTTGCCGGCCCGAGGCGGCTGGCGCGGGGTCGGCCCGCTCGTCGCCGAGGCGCTGGGCGTCGAACCGGACGGCTACCTGAACCCGTCGTTCACCGGCGCGCGCATGGGGTGCGTGCTGACGAAGCAGCTTCCCGCGGCCGTGGCGCACCGGCCGGACGTCGCGCTGGTGGTGGCGGGGATGAACGACACGCTGAGGCCCGATTTCAGCGCCGAGCGGATCGCCGCGGACCTCACCGAGGTGATCCGCTCGCTGGCCGCCGTCGGCACCACCGTGGTGCCGGTGCGCTACCACGACCACGGCAAGGTGTTCCGCCTCCCGCAGTCGCTGCGGCGGGCACTGAGCGAGCGGGTGGCCGAACTGAACGCCGCCATCGCCGGTGTCGTCGAGCGCGAGGGTGTGCCGTGTCTCGATCTCGAACTGCTGCCCGGCGCCTACGACCTCACCGCGTGGAGCGTCGACCGGCTGCATCCGTCGGAACTCGGGCACCGGATGCTGGCGACCGGGTTCACCGAGCGGCTCGCCGAGGCCGGGTTCGCGGTACCGCGTCCGGTCAGTCTGACCTGCTCGGGAGGGGTGGAGCCGAGTGCCGCCGGGCACTTCGGCTGGCTGGTGCTGAAGGGGGTGCCGTGGGTGTGGCGGCGGGGCCGTGAGTTCGCGCCGTACGCGGCCGTGATCATGTGGCATTCGTTCCGGGAGCGGCTGCGCTGACCTGTGCCCGGAACCGTCGGTGGCAACGGCTACCGTCGACACCGTGGCACAGGACGAACTCTTCACCGTGAACCCCGACCTCGGGCCTCCTCCGGAGGAGGCCGAGCCGAGGGAGGTCGCCGTACCGGCAGGCTCGCCGCTGGCGGTGCGGATGCGGCCGCGGTCGCTCGGCGAGGTCGTCGGCCAGCAGCACCTGCTGCGCGAGGGTGCGCCGCTGCGGCGGCTCGTCGAAGGCGCGGCTCCCGCGTCGGTGCTGCTCTACGGCCCGCCGGGGACGGGCAAGACCACGCTGGCGAACCTCGTCTCGGCCGCCACAGGGCGCCGGTTCGTGGCGATGTCGGCGCTGTCGGCCGGGGTGAAGGAGGTGCGCGGGGTCATCGAAGAGGCCCGGCGCCGCCGGAACTACAACGCCGAGAACACCGTCTTGTTCATCGACGAGGTCCACCGGTTCTCCAAGACACAGCAGGACGCCCTGCTCGGCGCCGTCGAGGACAGGACGGTCCTGCTGGTGGCGGCCACCACGGAGAACCCGTCGTTCTCCGTCGTCTCGCCGCTGCTCTCGCGGTCGCTGGTGCTGCAGCTGCGGCCGCTGACCGACGAGGACATCGTCGCCCTGATCGACCGCGCGCTGACCGACGAACGAGGTCTCGGCGGCGAACTCACGCTGACCGAGGACGCGCGGGCACATCTGGTGCGGCTGGCCTCCGGCGACGCGCGGCGCGCCCTGACCGCGCTGGAAGCGGCCGCAGACGCGGCGAGCGCGACCGAGGCCAAGACGATCGACCTCGCCATTGTCGAGTCCACAGTGGACAAAGCGGCGGTGCGGTACGACCGCGACGGCGATCAGCACTACGACGTCATCAGCGCGTTCATCAAATCGATCCGCGGGTCCGATGTGGACGCCGCGCTGCACTACCTGGCGCGGATGATCGAGGCGGGGGAGGACCCGCGGTTCCTGGCGCGTCGTCTGGTGGTGCACGCGAGCGAGGACATCGGCATGGCCGACCCGACGGCACTGCAGTCGGCCGTCGCGGCGGCGCACGCGGTGCAGTTCATCGGGATGCCGGAAGGCCGTCTCGCGCTGGCGCAGGCGACCGTGCACCTGGCGACCGCGCCGAAGTCGAACGCCATCGTCACCTCGATCGACGCCGCGCTCAGCGACGTCCGGTCCGGGCGGATCGGGACGGTGCCGCCGCATCTGCGGGACGGGCACTACGCGGGGGCGGAGAAGCTCGGCAACGCGAAGGGCTATCGGTACCCGCCCAACGCGCCGGAAGGTGTTCTGGCGCAGCAGTATCCGCCGGATGAGCTGGTCGGGCGGGACTATTACGAACCGACGCAGCGGGGTGCGGAGCGGACTCTGCACGAGCGGGTGCCGAAGCTGCGGCGCACGATCCGGGGTGAGCGTTAGCTTCGCATTCGGAGCAGAGCCGGGAGATCGGTGACGTTCGTCGATCATGGCGGATCACTGGGTTGTCGTGCTGTGTCCACGAACGCGAGCAGAACAAGTTGACAACTGTGGTGGCTTCCTTCGCCGCGGTGACCAGGGGTGGCGCCAGCCGCTCCGGACGAGGTGCGCACCAACGCCGCTGTCGTCGTCGAGCTCACGATCACGCCGGAACTGCTGCGGATCAGTGAACTCGACTTCGTCTACTGCGAGGCGAGATCGCGCAGGAGGTCCGGTTCGGGGCTGTCGACGCCTACAACGGCGGGTGGACCTTTGGGATCTGGGCCGGGAAACGGTCTACCAGGCCCGGCGCACGGCGGCGGCCAGCCGCCGCGCTGCTCGGCTTCGAGCTGACCTTCGTTGGCCAAGGACGACGGGGACTTCGTCTTCGCGTTGTGGGAACCCGCCACGGGAAGGTGTCCAGCGGAACACCGGCGGAGCAGAAGCTCCGCGACGCGCGGGTGAAGGCCGCCGCCTATCGCGCCCTGCAAAGCGAATCGCCCGCTCAGTGGCGGGGCTTCCTGGAAACGGACATCTTCCTCGCCGCCGAGGCGGACAAATCCTGAGGTAGCCCGCTCGACGTTGCGGGCTATTGAGCGCAGGCGAGGTCTGTGACTCTGCGCGCCGCCGGACTGTGGCATCGACTGTGGGTCTTGGTGCGTTGGATGACCGGTCCGTTCACGGACCTGATCTGTACGAGGGCGACGGTTGCGTGGGCATCCGGCACGAGTTCCGCGCGCTCACCGACTCGAATCGCGAGTCATGGCCACCCCGCTCGGCTGTGTGGGCATGCCGAGGTGCCCGTCGCCGGTGGGGGTGGCGGGCTTCTCGGGTCAGGCGGTGGCGCGGTGGAGGGTGTTGCGCCGGGGTCTTCGTAACGGGTCCAGATACTGGGGCGGAATGAACTCCGGTAACCCATCGGCTGCCATGCGAACCTGCCAGTCCCCGTGATGGATCAGGCGGTGGTGGAACCCGCAGAGCAACACCAGGTTCCGGAGGTCGGTGGGTCCGCCGTCTGCCCAGTGATCAATGTGGTGGGCGTGGCAGTTCCTCGGCCGCCGATGGCAGCCCGGGAAGGCGCAGCCTCGGTCGCGGATGTTGAGGGCTCGGCGTTGGGCGGGGGTGACGAACCGCTTCAACCGCCCCACATCCAACGGCTCACCCGCCGCACTGAGCACGATGGGGAGCATGAGGCAGTCGCAGGCGGCCATTCTGGCTTCGCGGGCGGTCATGGTGCCGACGAAGTCCACGCACGCGTTCCCCAGTCCAGTCTTCAACTCCTCCAGACCGATCGTGACGTGCACGAGAGTCCGGTAGCCGTTGGTGCCGGGCTGGTCGGGGCAGGCGATGGCTAGGTCCAGGAGTTCGGCCCAGGCGTCGCCCTGGCGTTCGGCTTTGGTGCGTATATCGGCTTGGCCGGATTCGTCGATCGGGCGTGGTGCCGCGTAGGCCTCGAGGGCTGCGGCGGTGCGGGCACCGAGTTCATCATCGAGGAGGCCGTTCAGTGTCCAGAACCCGTCCTTGCGCCGTTCCAGGGTGACTTCACGGCTGGGTTGTTTGGGTTCGGGGTCTTTGGGCTCGTTGCCGTCGGGGTCGAGCCAGGCGAGCAGGTTGTCCCCGAGCTTCGACACCTGCCGGGGCCCGGCGTCGCGGGCCAGATCGGCGAGGGTCTTCTCCGCGCACTCCCGATCCTCCACCGACACATCCGGTGGGATCCGGGCCAGGATCTCCAGGATCTGCTTGATCCGTTCACTCCCGATCGCGCCCTCAGCGGCAGCCGCACCCGTAGCGGGAGCCACCGCCGGAACCTCCGTGTCGTCCAGTGCTCGGGTCGGGTTCAGCGCGATCGCCTGACTCACGATCGGACCGGCCTCGCCCCGCGACAACCCGGCCACGTCAGCGAACCACGCTGCTGTACTGCCGTAGCCGTAGAGGTCTTTCGCGCCCCGGGACTCGATCTCCGCCAGATACCGCCCCAACCCGGCGGAGGCGATCCGCATCATCTGCAGGAACTGCAGCACGCCATGAGCAAGCTCCAGCTTGCCAGCACGCCACAGCTCCTGCGGCAACTCGGGGAGAAACGTCTCGGACACCCCACAACAATACCGCACAACTATCGAACAGGTGTTCGTAATTTTAAGCAACAACGCAACCGGCACATTCACCACTGACGGGTGAATCTGCCAAAAAGCCGCTGCTACCCGACGTGACATCGACCGTCGACCACCGCATTTAGTCGACTGAGGAGTCCTAACAAAATGAATGGGTTTTGAGGCGGCGGAACCAGTGCGGCAGGGCGAAGGTGCTTTTGTCGCGGTCGTAGGCCCGGTCACTGTAGAACCGGCGGCCCGCGCGGGCGGGATCGCGTGGATCAACGGCATCGGTTGGGTGACGTCGTGCCGGTTCCCCGCCGGTCAGCGTGGCCGCGAGCGGTATGCCGGTGCCGTCGGTGATCATGCGGTGTTTCCAGCCCCCTTTTACGCACGAACATGCGATCCGCCGCCCGTGGCCAGGTCAGAAAACACCTCATGTCAGATCCATGGCCCATCTCCTGCCGCGGGGAGCCCCGCGGAATCGCGGTATGGAGCACGAACTTCACCTGCGGCAACAACGGGTCCTCACCGCTAGGACCCCTCGACGCGAGCCCGCGCGGCCCGGCGTATAACGACCTACACGGTTCCACATCGTAGGAATCGGTGTCATATCGTGGACGAGCGACATAAGGTCCGGGACATGTCGCCGAGAACCCTCTTGCGGGCCGTCATGGCCGTTTCCGCCGTCGCGCTCCTCGCCGCGTGCAACGCCTCGGTCAAGGACCCGGCCGCCCAGAACGCCGCCGGGCCCGCGCTGGTCCTGATCACGCCGAGCCCGGTCGGGGTCAACGACTTCCTCAAGCTCGCCGTCCAGGGTATCGAGGACTCGGCCAAGAAGCACAACGGGACGCAGAAGGTGTTCCAGAGTACCGATCCGGCGTCGATCCAGCAGAATCTCGCGGCCGCGGTGCGCGAGAAGCCCGCCGTGATCGTCGCCGTCGGCTTCAACTTCGCCGACGCGATCGCGGCCGAGGCCGAGCGCAATCCCGAGCAGAAGTTCCTGTTCGTGGACTCCTGCACCACCAAACCGTTCCCGAACGTCACTTGCGCGGTGTTCCGCGAGCACGAGGGCACCTACCTCGCCGGTGCCGAAGCCGGGCTGCTGAGCAAGACAGGCAAGGTCGGCGCGGTCGTCGTGCTCGACGCGCCTCAGTTCCACCGGTACTCGATCCCGTTCGGCAAGGGCGCGGAGAAGGCCAAGCCCGGCACCACGCTCGCTCCGCTGTTCATCGGCGGCGCGAATCCGTTCAACGATCCGGCCAGGGCGAAGGCGCTCGCCACCACGCTCGCCGGCCAGGGCGTCGACCACGTCATGGGCGCGGCCTCCGCGGCGGGCAACCTCGGTGTCTTCGAGGCGGCCAAACAGGGCGGATTCTTCGCGTTCGGTGTCGACGCCAACCAGTGCCCGGCCAGCCCCGGGCAGGTCGTGGACAACGTCATCAAACGGACCAACGTCGTCATCGGCGACGGGGTCGAGGCGATCCTCGGCGGCAAGACCGGCGAGACGAAGTCCTATGGTGTCAAGGAGAAGGGTATCTCCTTGACCGGGCTCGAGCCGGACGCCGCGACGTCGCAGTGTGTCGTCGCGAGCCATCCCGACGTGCTGGCGAAGGTCGGCGAACTGCGGGACCAGATCATCTCGGGCGCGATCGTCGTCGATGACCCCGCCGAATCCTGACGCCGTCTCACTCCGGGGGATCGTCAAGCGGTTCCCTGGAGTGCTCGCGAACGACCACGTGGACCTCGACGTCGGCGCGGGCGAGATCCACGCCCTGATGGGTGAGAACGGCGCGGGCAAGTCGACGCTCATGTCCGTGCTCTACGGTCTCCACCGGCCCGACGAGGGCACGATCTCCTTGCACGGCAAGGAAGTGTCCTTCGGCTCGCCCGCGCAGGCCATCGACGCCGGTGTGGGCATGGTGCAGCAGGGGTTCGCGTTGTTCGGCGGACTCACCGTCACCGAGAACGTCGTGTTCGGCAGTGAACCCACCCGGCGCGGCCTGCTGGACCGCAAGGCGGCGACGGCCCGCGTCACCGAGCTGATCGAACGGCACGAACTGCGGCTGCGGCCCGGTGACCGCGTCCGCGACCTGCCTGTCGGACTCCGGCAGCGCGTCGAGATCCTCAAACTCCTGTACCGCGAGGCCGCCGTCCTGATCCTCGACGAGCCCACCGCCGTGCTGACCCCGCCCGAGACCGAGCGGCTGTTCGGCGTACTGCGCACGCTCGCCGGGGAAGGCCGCACGATTCTGCTGGTATCGCACAAACTCCAGGAGGTTCTCGCCGTCAGCGACCATGTCACGGTGCTGCGGGACGGCCGCGTCAGCGCTCGCGGGCGCACGGCGGACCAGACCGCCGCGGGACTCGCCGCGGCGATGACCGGACGCGAGGTCGACCTCGACCGCGTCCATCCGGCCGGATCTCCTGGCGCCGCCGTCCTCGAAGCCCGTTCCCTGACCGTTCCCGGCGTGGAAGGAAAACCCTTGCTGGACAACGTGTCCCTGACCGTGCGCGCCGGGGAGATCGTCGGCGTCGCCGGGGTCGCGGGCAACGGCCAGGCCGAGTTGTCCGGCGCGATCACCGGCCTCCTGAAGACCGGCGGCGAGATCGTCCTCAAAGGACAGAGTATCGACGGCCCGTCGGTCCGCGCACGCCGGGACGCGGGGCTCGCGCACGTTCCCGAAGATCGCGCCGAGGTCGGCTCCGCGCCCACGGCGAGCCTCCGGGAGAACCTGGCTGTCGGCTTCCATCGTAAGCGACCCTTGGTGCGCAAGGGATTCTTGCGTCGTAAGGCGGTCGATGACCACGCGTCGGCGATCATCGAGGCCTATGACGTCCGTGGGGCGGGCCCCACCGCCGCGATGGGCACGCTGTCCGGCGGCAACCAGCAGAAGGCGATCTTCGGCCGCGAACTCACCCACAGCGCGCCGTTCCTGCTGGTCGAGCAGCCCACTCGCGGGGTCGACGTCGGTGCGATCGAGAACATCCACGCCCGGCTCGTCGCCCATCGCGACGCCGGGCACGCCGTCCTGCTGATCTCCGCCGAACTCAGCGAGATCCTCGCGCTTTCGGACCGCGTGCTGGTGCTGTTCGAGGGCCGGATCGTCGCGGAATTCACCAAGGACGAAGCCGATCCGCACACGGTCGGCCTGGCGATGGCCGGAGGTGCCGGATGACCCGCGTCCGCCTCATCGCCGTCCCGGTCGTCGCGGCGCTCGTGCTCGGCGCGATCCTGTTGCTGGCCACCGGAACCGATCCGCTGGCCGCCTATGGCGCGATCCTTTCGGGCGCGTTCGGTCCCGACGGTATCGGCGACACGCTCGCCTACGCGGTCCCCGTCGCGGGGATGGCCACCGCGCTCGCGATCCCGCTGCGCGCGGGCATGGTCAACCTCGGCGGTGAGGGGCAACTCGTGCTCGGCGCGATCAGCGCGCTCGCCGTCGGGCTGTACGTCCCCGGTCCTGGGCTGGTCAAAGTCGTTTTGGCACTGCTCGCGGGCACTCTCGCCGGAGCCGCGTACGCCGCGCTGGCCGCGGTCTGCGAGAACCGCCTGGGTGTCCCGCTGCTGATCAGCACGTTGCTGCTGAGCTATCCGGCGATGTCGCTCGCGGGGTATCTGGTGCGATTCCCAGTGAAGGACGCCGGTTCCAGCCTGCCGCAAAGCCCGCAGCTGCC contains these protein-coding regions:
- a CDS encoding BMP family ABC transporter substrate-binding protein codes for the protein MSPRTLLRAVMAVSAVALLAACNASVKDPAAQNAAGPALVLITPSPVGVNDFLKLAVQGIEDSAKKHNGTQKVFQSTDPASIQQNLAAAVREKPAVIVAVGFNFADAIAAEAERNPEQKFLFVDSCTTKPFPNVTCAVFREHEGTYLAGAEAGLLSKTGKVGAVVVLDAPQFHRYSIPFGKGAEKAKPGTTLAPLFIGGANPFNDPARAKALATTLAGQGVDHVMGAASAAGNLGVFEAAKQGGFFAFGVDANQCPASPGQVVDNVIKRTNVVIGDGVEAILGGKTGETKSYGVKEKGISLTGLEPDAATSQCVVASHPDVLAKVGELRDQIISGAIVVDDPAES
- a CDS encoding ABC transporter ATP-binding protein; this encodes MTPPNPDAVSLRGIVKRFPGVLANDHVDLDVGAGEIHALMGENGAGKSTLMSVLYGLHRPDEGTISLHGKEVSFGSPAQAIDAGVGMVQQGFALFGGLTVTENVVFGSEPTRRGLLDRKAATARVTELIERHELRLRPGDRVRDLPVGLRQRVEILKLLYREAAVLILDEPTAVLTPPETERLFGVLRTLAGEGRTILLVSHKLQEVLAVSDHVTVLRDGRVSARGRTADQTAAGLAAAMTGREVDLDRVHPAGSPGAAVLEARSLTVPGVEGKPLLDNVSLTVRAGEIVGVAGVAGNGQAELSGAITGLLKTGGEIVLKGQSIDGPSVRARRDAGLAHVPEDRAEVGSAPTASLRENLAVGFHRKRPLVRKGFLRRKAVDDHASAIIEAYDVRGAGPTAAMGTLSGGNQQKAIFGRELTHSAPFLLVEQPTRGVDVGAIENIHARLVAHRDAGHAVLLISAELSEILALSDRVLVLFEGRIVAEFTKDEADPHTVGLAMAGGAG
- a CDS encoding ABC transporter permease, which encodes MTRVRLIAVPVVAALVLGAILLLATGTDPLAAYGAILSGAFGPDGIGDTLAYAVPVAGMATALAIPLRAGMVNLGGEGQLVLGAISALAVGLYVPGPGLVKVVLALLAGTLAGAAYAALAAVCENRLGVPLLISTLLLSYPAMSLAGYLVRFPVKDAGSSLPQSPQLPEGARLPELDGVTTGIFLVVAVIAVYAVIDARTPAGFETKVTGWAPRFAIYAGIDRPKLTVRLLAVSGGTAGLVGAIAVLGFPYRFIDGALITPQYTWIGLLAALLAGASPLGTLLAAVFFAALTSGGFAMERATQVPRELTAVLQAVLIIFLAATSGVFKRKARRA